One window of the Ammospiza caudacuta isolate bAmmCau1 chromosome 9, bAmmCau1.pri, whole genome shotgun sequence genome contains the following:
- the CCAR1 gene encoding cell division cycle and apoptosis regulator protein 1 isoform X1, producing the protein MAQFGGQKNPPWATQFTATAVSQPAALGVQQPSLLGASPTIYTQQTALAAAGLTTQSPANYQLSQSAALQQQAAAAAAALQQVKHPPRPALPELRPAKGPRRKGEWQMQYSQPQQTLYSVQQQLQQPQQTLLTQPAVALPTSLSLSTPQPAAQITVSYPAPRSSQQQTQPQKQRVFTGVVTKLHDTFGFVDEDVFFQLSAVKGKTPQVGDRVLVEATYNPNMPFKWNAQRIQTLPNQNQSQAQPLLKTPPAVLQPLAQQTFGVQAQPQPQSLLQAQISAASITPLLQTQPQPLLQQPQQKGGLLQPPVRLVSQPQPARRLDPPSRFSGRNDRGGDPMPNRKDDRSRERERERRRSRERSPQRKRSRERSPRRDRERSPRRPRRVLPRYTVQFSKFSLDCRSCDMMELRRRYQNLYIPSDFFDAQFTWVDAFPMSRPFQLGNYCNFYVMHREVDPIDKNAAVLDPPDADHLYSAKVMLMASPSMEDLYHKSCALAEDPQELRDGFQHPARLVKFLVGMKGKDEAMAIGGHWSPSLDGPDPEKDPSVLIKTAIRCCKALTGIDLSVCTQWYRFAEIRYHRPEETHKGRTVPAHVETVVLFFPDVWHCLPTRSEWETLSRGYKQQLVEKLQGERKEADGEQDEEEKDDGEAKEISTPTHWSKLDPKTMKVNDLRKELESRTLSSKGLKSQLIARLTKQLKVEEQKEEQKELEKSEKEEEEEEDRKSEDDKEEEERKRQEELERQRRERRYVLPDEPAIIVHPNWAAKSGKFDCSIMSLSVLLDYRLEDNKEHSFEVSLFAELFNEMLQRDFGVRIYKALISLPEREDKKDKKSKKDERKEKKEEKDDETDDPKPKRRKSGDDKDKKEERDEKKREDKRKDDSKEEEETEEDNNQEEYDPMEAEEAEDEDEDRDEEEMNKREDRKEGNKHCKERASKDKEKDKTQMVTVNRDLLMAFVYFDQSHCGYLLEKDMEEILYTLGLHLSRAQVKKLLNKVVLRESCFYRRLTDTSKDEENQEESQELQEDMLGNRLLLPSPTVKQESKAVEENVGLIVYNGAMVDVGSLLQKLEKSERVRAEIEQKLQLLEEKTDEDEKTILQLENSNKSLSAELKEVKKDLGQLQENLKTSDDKKLQFEGQLNKTIKNLATVMDEIQSVLKQDVVKNEDKDQKSKENGANV; encoded by the exons ATGGCTCAGTTTGGAGGACAGAAAAATCCCCCTTGGGCTACTCAGTTTACAGCCACGGCGGTGTCTCAGCCAG CTGCCCTGGGCGTGCAGCAGCCCTCGCTGCTGGGAGCCTCCCCGACCATCTACACGCAGCAGACGGCGCTGGCAGCCGCGGGGCTGACCACGCAGAGCCCCGCCAACTACCAGCTGAGCCAGAGCGCCGCGCTCCAGCAGCAGGCGGCAGCCGCGGCCGCGGCCCTGCAGCAGGTAAAGCACCCACCGCGGCCGGCGCTGCCCGAACTGCGGCCGGCTAAAGGACCCAGGAGGAAAGGAGAATGGCAAATG CAATATTCACAACCTCAGCAGACTCTCTATAGTGTACAACAACAG ttgCAGCAACCTCAGCAGACCCTTTTAACTCAG CCGGCGGTGGCGCTGCCCACCAGCCTGAGCCTGTCCACGCCGCAGCCGGCGGCGCAGATCACCGTGTCCTACCCCGCCCCGCGCTCCAGCCAGcagcaaacccagccccagAAGCAGCGGGTCTTCACGGGAGTGGTCACCAAGCTGCATGACACCTTCGGCTTTGTGGATGAAGATGTCTTTTTTCAGCTTAG CGCCGTCAAAGGCAAGACCCCTCAGGTGGGTGACAGGGTTCTGGTGGAAGCCACGTACAACCCCAACATGCCGTTCAAATGGAACGCCCAGAGGATCCAGACCCTGCCCAACCAG AACCAGAGCCAGGCGCAGCCGCTGCTGAAGACGCCGCCGGccgtgctgcagcccctggcccagcAGACCTTCGGAGTGCAGgcgcagccacagccacagtccctgctgcaggcacagatctctgcagcctccaTCACGCCCCTGCTCCAGACAcagcctcagcccctgctgcagcagccacagcagaaaG GCGGTTTGCTGCAGCCCCCAGTCCGTCTGGTttcacagccacagccagctcGAAGACTCGACCCACCATCCAGATTTTCTGGCAGGAATGACCGAGGTGGAGACCCCATGCCAAACCGAAAGGATGACAGGAG CCGagagcgggagcgggagcggcgccGGTCCCGGGAGAGGTCCCCGCAGAGGAAGCGCTCGCGGGAGCGATCGCCGCGGCGGGACCGGGAGCGCTccccgcgccgcccgcgccGCGTGCTGCCCCGCTACACCGTGCAGTTCTCCAAGTTCTCCCTGGACTG CCGTAGCTGTGACATGATGGAGCTGAGGAGGCGTTACCAGAACCTGTACATCCCCAGCGACTTCTTTGATGCTCAGTTCACGTGGGTGGATGCTTTCCCTATGTCTAGACCCTTTCAGCTGGGAAACTACTGCAATTTCTATGTAATGCATAGAGAAGTAGATCCTATAGATAAGAACGCTGCTGTCCTCGATCCACCTGATGCTGATCATCTCTACAGTGCTAAG GTGATGCTGATGGCCAGTCCCAGCATGGAAGATCTCTACCACAagtcctgtgctctggctgaggaTCCCCAAGAACTTCGGGATGGATTTCAGCATCCTGCTAGACTTGTAAAG TTTTTAGTGGGTATGAAAGGCAAGGATGAAGCTATGGCTATTGGAGGACACTGGTCCCCCTCACTGGACGGGCCTGACCCAGAAAAGGACCCCTCGGTGCTGATAAAGACGGCAATTCGCTGTTGCAAGGCTCTTACAGGGATTGACTTAAGTGTGTGCACGCAATG GTACCGTTTTGCAGAGATTCGCTACCATCGCCCTGAGGAGACCCACAAGGGGCGTACGGTTCCAGCTCATGTGGAGacagtggttttatttttcccgGATGTTTGGCATTGCCTTCCCACCCGCTCAGAGTGGGAAACCCTCTCCCGAGGATACAAGCAGCAGCTGGTCGAGAAGCTTCAGGGTGAACGCAAGGAGGCTGATGGAGAACAG GatgaagaggaaaaggatgaTGGGGAAGCTAAAGAGATCTCTACGCCTACACACTGGTCTAAACTTGATCCAAAAACAATGAAG GTGAATGACCTTCGCAAAGAGTTAGAGAGTCGAACCCTCAGCTCCAAGGGACTGAAATCCCAGCTGATAGCTCGGCTGACAAAGCAGCTCAAAGTAGAGGAGCAAAAAGAAGAGCAAAAGGAGCTAGAGAAGTCtgagaaagaagaggaagaggaggaggatagGAAATCTGAAGATGATAAAGAG gaggaggagaggaagcggcaggaggagctggagcggCAGCGGCGCGAGCGGCGCTACGTGCTGCCCGACGAGCCGGCCATCATCGTGCACCCCAACTGGGCGGCCAAGAGCGGCAAGTTCGACTGCAGCATCATGTCCCTGAGCGTGCTGCTGGACTACAGGCTGGAGGACAACAAGGAGCACTCCTTCGAG GTATCATTGTTTGCAGAACTCTTCAATGAAATGCTTCAGAGAGATTTTGGTGTCAGAATTTACAAAGCACTGATTTCTCTCCCAGAGAGAGAGgacaaaaaggacaaaaaaagcaaaaaagatgagagaaaagaaaagaaagaagaaaaagatgatGAAACAGATGATCCAAAacctaaaagaagaaaatctggaGACgataaagataaaaaagaagagagagatgAAAAGAAG AGGGAAGATAAAAGGAAAGATGATTctaaagaagaagaagaaacgGAAGAGGACAATAATCAAGAAGAATATGATCCAATGGAGGCAGAAGAGgctgaagatgaagatgaag aTCGGGACGAAGAGGAGATGAACAAACGGGAGGAcagaaaagagggaaataaaCATTGCAAAGAGAGGGCATCCAAAGATAAA GAGAAAGACAAGACCCAGATGGTGACTGTTAACAGGGATCTCCTGAtggcttttgtttattttgatcAAAGTCATTGTGGATACCTGCTGGAGAAGGACATGGAGGAGATCCTGTACACTCTTGGACTTCACCTGTCACGTGCTCAG GTCAAGAAGCTGCTCAATAAAGTAGTGCTTCGAGAATCTTGCTTTTACAGAAGACTAACAGACACTTCTAAAGATGAGGAAAACCAAGAGGAGTCCCAAGAGCTACAGGAAGATATGCTAG GGAaccggctgctgctgccatcccccACGGTGAAGCAGGAGAGCAAGGCTGTGGAGGAGAACGTGGGGCTCATCGTGTACAACGGGGCCATGGTGGACGTGGGCAGCCTCCTGCAGAAGCTGGAGAAGAGCGAAAGGGTGCGGGCAGAGATTGagcaaaagctgcagctgcTAGAGGAAAAAACAG ATGAGGATGAGAAAACTATTCTACAACTGGAGAATTCTAACAAAAGTCTCTCTGCGGAGCTGAAAGAAGTAAAAAAGGACCTTGGCCAACTGCAAGAAAATTTGAAAACCTCAGATGATAAAAAATTGCAATTTGAGGGTCAGCTGAATAAGACAATCAAAAATTTAGCTACTGTTATGGATGAAATACAGAGTGTTCTCAAACAG gATGTGGTGAAGAACGAAGATAAAGATCAGAAATCCAAAGAGAACGGAGCAAACGTATGA
- the CCAR1 gene encoding cell division cycle and apoptosis regulator protein 1 isoform X3 translates to MAQFGGQKNPPWATQFTATAVSQPAALGVQQPSLLGASPTIYTQQTALAAAGLTTQSPANYQLSQSAALQQQAAAAAAALQQQYSQPQQTLYSVQQQLQQPQQTLLTQPAVALPTSLSLSTPQPAAQITVSYPAPRSSQQQTQPQKQRVFTGVVTKLHDTFGFVDEDVFFQLSAVKGKTPQVGDRVLVEATYNPNMPFKWNAQRIQTLPNQNQSQAQPLLKTPPAVLQPLAQQTFGVQAQPQPQSLLQAQISAASITPLLQTQPQPLLQQPQQKGGLLQPPVRLVSQPQPARRLDPPSRFSGRNDRGGDPMPNRKDDRSRERERERRRSRERSPQRKRSRERSPRRDRERSPRRPRRVLPRYTVQFSKFSLDCRSCDMMELRRRYQNLYIPSDFFDAQFTWVDAFPMSRPFQLGNYCNFYVMHREVDPIDKNAAVLDPPDADHLYSAKVMLMASPSMEDLYHKSCALAEDPQELRDGFQHPARLVKFLVGMKGKDEAMAIGGHWSPSLDGPDPEKDPSVLIKTAIRCCKALTGIDLSVCTQWYRFAEIRYHRPEETHKGRTVPAHVETVVLFFPDVWHCLPTRSEWETLSRGYKQQLVEKLQGERKEADGEQDEEEKDDGEAKEISTPTHWSKLDPKTMKVNDLRKELESRTLSSKGLKSQLIARLTKQLKVEEQKEEQKELEKSEKEEEEEEDRKSEDDKEEEERKRQEELERQRRERRYVLPDEPAIIVHPNWAAKSGKFDCSIMSLSVLLDYRLEDNKEHSFEVSLFAELFNEMLQRDFGVRIYKALISLPEREDKKDKKSKKDERKEKKEEKDDETDDPKPKRRKSGDDKDKKEERDEKKEFLFQREDKRKDDSKEEEETEEDNNQEEYDPMEAEEAEDEDEDRDEEEMNKREDRKEGNKHCKERASKDKEKDKTQMVTVNRDLLMAFVYFDQSHCGYLLEKDMEEILYTLGLHLSRAQVKKLLNKVVLRESCFYRRLTDTSKDEENQEESQELQEDMLGNRLLLPSPTVKQESKAVEENVGLIVYNGAMVDVGSLLQKLEKSERVRAEIEQKLQLLEEKTDEDEKTILQLENSNKSLSAELKEVKKDLGQLQENLKTSDDKKLQFEGQLNKTIKNLATVMDEIQSVLKQDVVKNEDKDQKSKENGANV, encoded by the exons ATGGCTCAGTTTGGAGGACAGAAAAATCCCCCTTGGGCTACTCAGTTTACAGCCACGGCGGTGTCTCAGCCAG CTGCCCTGGGCGTGCAGCAGCCCTCGCTGCTGGGAGCCTCCCCGACCATCTACACGCAGCAGACGGCGCTGGCAGCCGCGGGGCTGACCACGCAGAGCCCCGCCAACTACCAGCTGAGCCAGAGCGCCGCGCTCCAGCAGCAGGCGGCAGCCGCGGCCGCGGCCCTGCAGCAG CAATATTCACAACCTCAGCAGACTCTCTATAGTGTACAACAACAG ttgCAGCAACCTCAGCAGACCCTTTTAACTCAG CCGGCGGTGGCGCTGCCCACCAGCCTGAGCCTGTCCACGCCGCAGCCGGCGGCGCAGATCACCGTGTCCTACCCCGCCCCGCGCTCCAGCCAGcagcaaacccagccccagAAGCAGCGGGTCTTCACGGGAGTGGTCACCAAGCTGCATGACACCTTCGGCTTTGTGGATGAAGATGTCTTTTTTCAGCTTAG CGCCGTCAAAGGCAAGACCCCTCAGGTGGGTGACAGGGTTCTGGTGGAAGCCACGTACAACCCCAACATGCCGTTCAAATGGAACGCCCAGAGGATCCAGACCCTGCCCAACCAG AACCAGAGCCAGGCGCAGCCGCTGCTGAAGACGCCGCCGGccgtgctgcagcccctggcccagcAGACCTTCGGAGTGCAGgcgcagccacagccacagtccctgctgcaggcacagatctctgcagcctccaTCACGCCCCTGCTCCAGACAcagcctcagcccctgctgcagcagccacagcagaaaG GCGGTTTGCTGCAGCCCCCAGTCCGTCTGGTttcacagccacagccagctcGAAGACTCGACCCACCATCCAGATTTTCTGGCAGGAATGACCGAGGTGGAGACCCCATGCCAAACCGAAAGGATGACAGGAG CCGagagcgggagcgggagcggcgccGGTCCCGGGAGAGGTCCCCGCAGAGGAAGCGCTCGCGGGAGCGATCGCCGCGGCGGGACCGGGAGCGCTccccgcgccgcccgcgccGCGTGCTGCCCCGCTACACCGTGCAGTTCTCCAAGTTCTCCCTGGACTG CCGTAGCTGTGACATGATGGAGCTGAGGAGGCGTTACCAGAACCTGTACATCCCCAGCGACTTCTTTGATGCTCAGTTCACGTGGGTGGATGCTTTCCCTATGTCTAGACCCTTTCAGCTGGGAAACTACTGCAATTTCTATGTAATGCATAGAGAAGTAGATCCTATAGATAAGAACGCTGCTGTCCTCGATCCACCTGATGCTGATCATCTCTACAGTGCTAAG GTGATGCTGATGGCCAGTCCCAGCATGGAAGATCTCTACCACAagtcctgtgctctggctgaggaTCCCCAAGAACTTCGGGATGGATTTCAGCATCCTGCTAGACTTGTAAAG TTTTTAGTGGGTATGAAAGGCAAGGATGAAGCTATGGCTATTGGAGGACACTGGTCCCCCTCACTGGACGGGCCTGACCCAGAAAAGGACCCCTCGGTGCTGATAAAGACGGCAATTCGCTGTTGCAAGGCTCTTACAGGGATTGACTTAAGTGTGTGCACGCAATG GTACCGTTTTGCAGAGATTCGCTACCATCGCCCTGAGGAGACCCACAAGGGGCGTACGGTTCCAGCTCATGTGGAGacagtggttttatttttcccgGATGTTTGGCATTGCCTTCCCACCCGCTCAGAGTGGGAAACCCTCTCCCGAGGATACAAGCAGCAGCTGGTCGAGAAGCTTCAGGGTGAACGCAAGGAGGCTGATGGAGAACAG GatgaagaggaaaaggatgaTGGGGAAGCTAAAGAGATCTCTACGCCTACACACTGGTCTAAACTTGATCCAAAAACAATGAAG GTGAATGACCTTCGCAAAGAGTTAGAGAGTCGAACCCTCAGCTCCAAGGGACTGAAATCCCAGCTGATAGCTCGGCTGACAAAGCAGCTCAAAGTAGAGGAGCAAAAAGAAGAGCAAAAGGAGCTAGAGAAGTCtgagaaagaagaggaagaggaggaggatagGAAATCTGAAGATGATAAAGAG gaggaggagaggaagcggcaggaggagctggagcggCAGCGGCGCGAGCGGCGCTACGTGCTGCCCGACGAGCCGGCCATCATCGTGCACCCCAACTGGGCGGCCAAGAGCGGCAAGTTCGACTGCAGCATCATGTCCCTGAGCGTGCTGCTGGACTACAGGCTGGAGGACAACAAGGAGCACTCCTTCGAG GTATCATTGTTTGCAGAACTCTTCAATGAAATGCTTCAGAGAGATTTTGGTGTCAGAATTTACAAAGCACTGATTTCTCTCCCAGAGAGAGAGgacaaaaaggacaaaaaaagcaaaaaagatgagagaaaagaaaagaaagaagaaaaagatgatGAAACAGATGATCCAAAacctaaaagaagaaaatctggaGACgataaagataaaaaagaagagagagatgAAAAGAAG GAATTTTTGTTCCAGAGGGAAGATAAAAGGAAAGATGATTctaaagaagaagaagaaacgGAAGAGGACAATAATCAAGAAGAATATGATCCAATGGAGGCAGAAGAGgctgaagatgaagatgaag aTCGGGACGAAGAGGAGATGAACAAACGGGAGGAcagaaaagagggaaataaaCATTGCAAAGAGAGGGCATCCAAAGATAAA GAGAAAGACAAGACCCAGATGGTGACTGTTAACAGGGATCTCCTGAtggcttttgtttattttgatcAAAGTCATTGTGGATACCTGCTGGAGAAGGACATGGAGGAGATCCTGTACACTCTTGGACTTCACCTGTCACGTGCTCAG GTCAAGAAGCTGCTCAATAAAGTAGTGCTTCGAGAATCTTGCTTTTACAGAAGACTAACAGACACTTCTAAAGATGAGGAAAACCAAGAGGAGTCCCAAGAGCTACAGGAAGATATGCTAG GGAaccggctgctgctgccatcccccACGGTGAAGCAGGAGAGCAAGGCTGTGGAGGAGAACGTGGGGCTCATCGTGTACAACGGGGCCATGGTGGACGTGGGCAGCCTCCTGCAGAAGCTGGAGAAGAGCGAAAGGGTGCGGGCAGAGATTGagcaaaagctgcagctgcTAGAGGAAAAAACAG ATGAGGATGAGAAAACTATTCTACAACTGGAGAATTCTAACAAAAGTCTCTCTGCGGAGCTGAAAGAAGTAAAAAAGGACCTTGGCCAACTGCAAGAAAATTTGAAAACCTCAGATGATAAAAAATTGCAATTTGAGGGTCAGCTGAATAAGACAATCAAAAATTTAGCTACTGTTATGGATGAAATACAGAGTGTTCTCAAACAG gATGTGGTGAAGAACGAAGATAAAGATCAGAAATCCAAAGAGAACGGAGCAAACGTATGA
- the CCAR1 gene encoding cell division cycle and apoptosis regulator protein 1 isoform X5 has translation MAQFGGQKNPPWATQFTATAVSQPAALGVQQPSLLGASPTIYTQQTALAAAGLTTQSPANYQLSQSAALQQQAAAAAAALQQQYSQPQQTLYSVQQQPAVALPTSLSLSTPQPAAQITVSYPAPRSSQQQTQPQKQRVFTGVVTKLHDTFGFVDEDVFFQLSAVKGKTPQVGDRVLVEATYNPNMPFKWNAQRIQTLPNQNQSQAQPLLKTPPAVLQPLAQQTFGVQAQPQPQSLLQAQISAASITPLLQTQPQPLLQQPQQKGGLLQPPVRLVSQPQPARRLDPPSRFSGRNDRGGDPMPNRKDDRSRERERERRRSRERSPQRKRSRERSPRRDRERSPRRPRRVLPRYTVQFSKFSLDCRSCDMMELRRRYQNLYIPSDFFDAQFTWVDAFPMSRPFQLGNYCNFYVMHREVDPIDKNAAVLDPPDADHLYSAKVMLMASPSMEDLYHKSCALAEDPQELRDGFQHPARLVKFLVGMKGKDEAMAIGGHWSPSLDGPDPEKDPSVLIKTAIRCCKALTGIDLSVCTQWYRFAEIRYHRPEETHKGRTVPAHVETVVLFFPDVWHCLPTRSEWETLSRGYKQQLVEKLQGERKEADGEQDEEEKDDGEAKEISTPTHWSKLDPKTMKVNDLRKELESRTLSSKGLKSQLIARLTKQLKVEEQKEEQKELEKSEKEEEEEEDRKSEDDKEEEERKRQEELERQRRERRYVLPDEPAIIVHPNWAAKSGKFDCSIMSLSVLLDYRLEDNKEHSFEVSLFAELFNEMLQRDFGVRIYKALISLPEREDKKDKKSKKDERKEKKEEKDDETDDPKPKRRKSGDDKDKKEERDEKKEFLFQREDKRKDDSKEEEETEEDNNQEEYDPMEAEEAEDEDEDRDEEEMNKREDRKEGNKHCKERASKDKEKDKTQMVTVNRDLLMAFVYFDQSHCGYLLEKDMEEILYTLGLHLSRAQVKKLLNKVVLRESCFYRRLTDTSKDEENQEESQELQEDMLGNRLLLPSPTVKQESKAVEENVGLIVYNGAMVDVGSLLQKLEKSERVRAEIEQKLQLLEEKTDEDEKTILQLENSNKSLSAELKEVKKDLGQLQENLKTSDDKKLQFEGQLNKTIKNLATVMDEIQSVLKQDVVKNEDKDQKSKENGANV, from the exons ATGGCTCAGTTTGGAGGACAGAAAAATCCCCCTTGGGCTACTCAGTTTACAGCCACGGCGGTGTCTCAGCCAG CTGCCCTGGGCGTGCAGCAGCCCTCGCTGCTGGGAGCCTCCCCGACCATCTACACGCAGCAGACGGCGCTGGCAGCCGCGGGGCTGACCACGCAGAGCCCCGCCAACTACCAGCTGAGCCAGAGCGCCGCGCTCCAGCAGCAGGCGGCAGCCGCGGCCGCGGCCCTGCAGCAG CAATATTCACAACCTCAGCAGACTCTCTATAGTGTACAACAACAG CCGGCGGTGGCGCTGCCCACCAGCCTGAGCCTGTCCACGCCGCAGCCGGCGGCGCAGATCACCGTGTCCTACCCCGCCCCGCGCTCCAGCCAGcagcaaacccagccccagAAGCAGCGGGTCTTCACGGGAGTGGTCACCAAGCTGCATGACACCTTCGGCTTTGTGGATGAAGATGTCTTTTTTCAGCTTAG CGCCGTCAAAGGCAAGACCCCTCAGGTGGGTGACAGGGTTCTGGTGGAAGCCACGTACAACCCCAACATGCCGTTCAAATGGAACGCCCAGAGGATCCAGACCCTGCCCAACCAG AACCAGAGCCAGGCGCAGCCGCTGCTGAAGACGCCGCCGGccgtgctgcagcccctggcccagcAGACCTTCGGAGTGCAGgcgcagccacagccacagtccctgctgcaggcacagatctctgcagcctccaTCACGCCCCTGCTCCAGACAcagcctcagcccctgctgcagcagccacagcagaaaG GCGGTTTGCTGCAGCCCCCAGTCCGTCTGGTttcacagccacagccagctcGAAGACTCGACCCACCATCCAGATTTTCTGGCAGGAATGACCGAGGTGGAGACCCCATGCCAAACCGAAAGGATGACAGGAG CCGagagcgggagcgggagcggcgccGGTCCCGGGAGAGGTCCCCGCAGAGGAAGCGCTCGCGGGAGCGATCGCCGCGGCGGGACCGGGAGCGCTccccgcgccgcccgcgccGCGTGCTGCCCCGCTACACCGTGCAGTTCTCCAAGTTCTCCCTGGACTG CCGTAGCTGTGACATGATGGAGCTGAGGAGGCGTTACCAGAACCTGTACATCCCCAGCGACTTCTTTGATGCTCAGTTCACGTGGGTGGATGCTTTCCCTATGTCTAGACCCTTTCAGCTGGGAAACTACTGCAATTTCTATGTAATGCATAGAGAAGTAGATCCTATAGATAAGAACGCTGCTGTCCTCGATCCACCTGATGCTGATCATCTCTACAGTGCTAAG GTGATGCTGATGGCCAGTCCCAGCATGGAAGATCTCTACCACAagtcctgtgctctggctgaggaTCCCCAAGAACTTCGGGATGGATTTCAGCATCCTGCTAGACTTGTAAAG TTTTTAGTGGGTATGAAAGGCAAGGATGAAGCTATGGCTATTGGAGGACACTGGTCCCCCTCACTGGACGGGCCTGACCCAGAAAAGGACCCCTCGGTGCTGATAAAGACGGCAATTCGCTGTTGCAAGGCTCTTACAGGGATTGACTTAAGTGTGTGCACGCAATG GTACCGTTTTGCAGAGATTCGCTACCATCGCCCTGAGGAGACCCACAAGGGGCGTACGGTTCCAGCTCATGTGGAGacagtggttttatttttcccgGATGTTTGGCATTGCCTTCCCACCCGCTCAGAGTGGGAAACCCTCTCCCGAGGATACAAGCAGCAGCTGGTCGAGAAGCTTCAGGGTGAACGCAAGGAGGCTGATGGAGAACAG GatgaagaggaaaaggatgaTGGGGAAGCTAAAGAGATCTCTACGCCTACACACTGGTCTAAACTTGATCCAAAAACAATGAAG GTGAATGACCTTCGCAAAGAGTTAGAGAGTCGAACCCTCAGCTCCAAGGGACTGAAATCCCAGCTGATAGCTCGGCTGACAAAGCAGCTCAAAGTAGAGGAGCAAAAAGAAGAGCAAAAGGAGCTAGAGAAGTCtgagaaagaagaggaagaggaggaggatagGAAATCTGAAGATGATAAAGAG gaggaggagaggaagcggcaggaggagctggagcggCAGCGGCGCGAGCGGCGCTACGTGCTGCCCGACGAGCCGGCCATCATCGTGCACCCCAACTGGGCGGCCAAGAGCGGCAAGTTCGACTGCAGCATCATGTCCCTGAGCGTGCTGCTGGACTACAGGCTGGAGGACAACAAGGAGCACTCCTTCGAG GTATCATTGTTTGCAGAACTCTTCAATGAAATGCTTCAGAGAGATTTTGGTGTCAGAATTTACAAAGCACTGATTTCTCTCCCAGAGAGAGAGgacaaaaaggacaaaaaaagcaaaaaagatgagagaaaagaaaagaaagaagaaaaagatgatGAAACAGATGATCCAAAacctaaaagaagaaaatctggaGACgataaagataaaaaagaagagagagatgAAAAGAAG GAATTTTTGTTCCAGAGGGAAGATAAAAGGAAAGATGATTctaaagaagaagaagaaacgGAAGAGGACAATAATCAAGAAGAATATGATCCAATGGAGGCAGAAGAGgctgaagatgaagatgaag aTCGGGACGAAGAGGAGATGAACAAACGGGAGGAcagaaaagagggaaataaaCATTGCAAAGAGAGGGCATCCAAAGATAAA GAGAAAGACAAGACCCAGATGGTGACTGTTAACAGGGATCTCCTGAtggcttttgtttattttgatcAAAGTCATTGTGGATACCTGCTGGAGAAGGACATGGAGGAGATCCTGTACACTCTTGGACTTCACCTGTCACGTGCTCAG GTCAAGAAGCTGCTCAATAAAGTAGTGCTTCGAGAATCTTGCTTTTACAGAAGACTAACAGACACTTCTAAAGATGAGGAAAACCAAGAGGAGTCCCAAGAGCTACAGGAAGATATGCTAG GGAaccggctgctgctgccatcccccACGGTGAAGCAGGAGAGCAAGGCTGTGGAGGAGAACGTGGGGCTCATCGTGTACAACGGGGCCATGGTGGACGTGGGCAGCCTCCTGCAGAAGCTGGAGAAGAGCGAAAGGGTGCGGGCAGAGATTGagcaaaagctgcagctgcTAGAGGAAAAAACAG ATGAGGATGAGAAAACTATTCTACAACTGGAGAATTCTAACAAAAGTCTCTCTGCGGAGCTGAAAGAAGTAAAAAAGGACCTTGGCCAACTGCAAGAAAATTTGAAAACCTCAGATGATAAAAAATTGCAATTTGAGGGTCAGCTGAATAAGACAATCAAAAATTTAGCTACTGTTATGGATGAAATACAGAGTGTTCTCAAACAG gATGTGGTGAAGAACGAAGATAAAGATCAGAAATCCAAAGAGAACGGAGCAAACGTATGA